The following proteins are encoded in a genomic region of Pseudorca crassidens isolate mPseCra1 chromosome 1, mPseCra1.hap1, whole genome shotgun sequence:
- the LOC137218461 gene encoding LOW QUALITY PROTEIN: putative uncharacterized protein encoded by LINC00341 (The sequence of the model RefSeq protein was modified relative to this genomic sequence to represent the inferred CDS: deleted 1 base in 1 codon; substituted 2 bases at 2 genomic stop codons) yields the protein QLLTGWYPTSLFSQGTVVIQRNLSFPKGPRLPFRNAYFQAQPPEHRVAAPLPILTELGGKKQTEDLQDGPDSFQNPHHGVMVLFLDAETEHREGXQPAXKQPACERVVDSGLVPPGDGLQASLWKFSPSYFSFPWQAWAAATWAAG from the exons CAGCTGCTTACAGGTTGGTACCCAACCAGCTTGTTCAGTCAGGGGACAGTAGTCATACAgaggaacctcagtttccccaagggTCCCAGGCTTCCTTTCAGGAACGCTTACTTCCAAGCTCAGCCACCAGAGCACAGGGTGGCAGCCCCTCTTCCTATTCTGACGGAATTGGGAGGGAAGAAACAAACTGAGGACCTGCAAGATGGCCCTGACTCCTTCCAAAACCCTCACCATGGAGTCATGGTCTTGTTTTTAGATGCTGAAACC GAGCACAGAGAGGGTTAGCAGCCTGCCTAAAAGCAACCAGCTTGTGAGCGAGTGGTTGATTCGGGACTTGTGCCCCCGGGTGATGGGCTCCAGGCCTCGCTGTGGAAATTCAGCCCCAGCTACTTTTCGTTTCCTTGGCAGGCCTGGGCCGCTGCTACTTGGGCAGCCGGTTAG